GGCATTCGCGCTGACGGCCTGCGGAGGTACGGCCACCCCTGCGGCCCCACCGGCCCACGCCGCCGCCCCCGACCGGGTGGAGCCACTGGCCACGACGCCGCAACCCGCCCTGCCGGTCACCACGGCCTCGGCCGACGGCACGCAGGTCACCGTCACCTCCACCGACCGGGTCATCCCGCTGACCGGCGGCCTCAACGAAATCGTCCACACCCTGGGACTCGGCAGGCAGGTGGTCGCCCGGGACATCACCGCCACCTTCGAACAGGCCGCCGGGCTACCGGTGGTGACACGCGGCCACGACGTCTCCGCCGAGAGCGTGCTCTCGCTGCGCCCGACGCTCGTCCTGGCGGAGACCACGACGGGCCCCGCCGAAGCGCTCCAGCAGATCCGCGACGCGGGCGTCCCGGTCCTCGTCGTCGCTCCCGCCAAGGAACTCGCCGACGTACCGAAGCGGATCGACACCGTGGCCGCCGCCCTCGGCGTCAAGGACGCCGGCACCCAGCTGAACCAGCGCACCACCGAGCGGATCGCCGCCGCCCGCAAGAACGTTCCGGCAGCGGGCGAGCACCCCCGGGTGGCCTTCCTCTACCTCCGCGGCACCGCCTCCGTCTACCTGCTGGGCGGCTCGGACTCCGGAGCGGCCTCACTCCTCGAAGCGGCGGGCGCGGTCGACACCGGCAAGGAGTCGGGCCTCGGCAAGGACTTCACCCCGATCACCAGCGAGGCCCTGGCGGCAGCAGCCCCCGACGCGATCCTGGTCATGACCAAGGGCCTCGAATCGGTCGGCGGCATCGACGGCCTGGTGAAGATCCCGGGCGTCGCCCAGACCCCGGCCGGCATGGACCGCCGCGTGGTCACCATCGACGACGGCGTACTCCTCAACTACGGCCCCCGCACTGACCAGGTGCTCTCCTCCCTGATCACCCAGCTCTACGCCGGAACCTGACATGACCCTCCCCCACGACGCCGAACCCCCCAAGCCCGCCATGACCGGGGGCGTGTCGAGACGCTCCTCCCAGGCGGCCGAACTACTCACCGGGGCCGCGGAACCACTCGCCGGGGCCGGCGGTGTGTCGGGGCGCTCCCCGCAGGGCGCCGAACGCACCACCGCCACACCGTCCGACCCCGAGAGCCGTTCGGCGCCCGAGGAGACGCCCCGACGCGCCCCCGGCCCCACCGAAGCCCCCGCCCCCGGCGAAGCCCCCGGCACGGGACCGGCCCCCGGCGCCAGGAGCCGCAAAGCCCTGTGGCTCGCCCTCGCCCTCCTCACCACCCTGCTCCTCCTCGCCCTGCTCTCCGCCGGCACCGGCGCCTACCGCATCCCCACCGCCGACGTACTCGCCTCCGCCCAGCACCGCCTGGGCCTCGGCGGGACACCGCTCGACCGCGTCGGCGAGAGCGTGTTGTGGAACGTACGGCTCCCCCGCGTCGTCCTCGCACTGCTCGTCGGCGCGAGCCTCGGCTGCGCGGGCGCGCTCATGCAGGGCGTCTTCGGCAACCCCCTCGCCGAGCCCGGCGTCATCGGGATCTCGGCGGGCGCCGCCGCCGGCGCTGTCGCCGCCATCGGCCTCGGCCTCACCTTCCTCGGCAACTGGACCATCACCGTCTGCGCGTTCGCCGCCGGGCTGATCACCGTCAGCGCGGTCTACCTCCTCTCCCGCAACGGCGGGAAGACGGAGGTCGTCACGCTCATCCTCACCGGCATCGCCGTCAACGCCTTCGCCGGCGCCCTCATCGGCCTGTTCGTGTTCTTCGCGGACAGCGGCCAGGTCAACCAGATCACCTTCTGGCAGCTGGGCTCCCTCGCCCAGGCCACCTGGCCCAAGGTGCTCGCGGTCCTCCCCTGCGCCGTGGCCGGCCTGCTCGTCGCCCCCTTCTACGCCCGCCGGCTCGACCTCCTCTCCCTCGGCGAGCGGCCCGCCCGCCACCTCGGCGTAGACGTCGAACGCCTGCGCCTCGCCCTGATCCTGGTCGTCGCGCTGCTGACGGCGGCGGCCGTGGCCGTCGCCGGTGTCATCACCTTCGTCGGCCTGCTCGTCCCGCACCTGCTGCGCATGGCCAACGGCCCCGGCCACCGCTTCCTGGTCCCCGGCAGCGCGCTGGCCGGCGCAGTCGTCCTGGTCGCCGGCGACCTCGCCGCCCGGACCGTCGCCCAACCCGCCGAGCTGCCCCTCGGCGTGCTGACCGCCCTGATCGGCAGCCCGTTCTTCTTCTGGCTGCTGCGCCGTACCCGCCGTAAGCAAGGAGGCTGGGCGTGACCCGCCGACGCCCCACCGGACCCCGGCTCGTCGCCCGCGCCGCCACCCGAGCCCTCGCCCGAGCCCGCGGCAGCGGCCGCCGTATCGTCCCGGCCCGGCCGGCCCCCGGCGCGGCCGTCGCCCAGGCCGTCGGCCTGCACGTCCGGCTCGGGCAGCGCGACGTGCTCGCCGGCATCGAACTGACCGCGCGTGCCGGGGAGGTGCTGGCGCTGGTCGGCCCCAACGGCGCGGGCAAGTCCACGCTGCTGAGCGCCCTCGCCGCCGACCTGCCGGCCGCCTCCGGCGAGGTACGGATCGACGGCCGCCCGGCGGCCGGCTGGAGCGCGCCCGACCTCGCGCTCCGCCGCGCCGTCCTGCCCCAGTCGGCCGCGCTGTCCTTCCCCTTCCCGGTGGAGGACGTCGTACGGATGGGCCGCGCGCCCTGGGCCGGCACCCCCCTCGCCGACGCGGACGAGGAGGCGGTGGCCGCCGCGATGGCCGCCGCCGAGGTCGCCGAGTTCGCCGCGCGCCCCTTCTCCGCGCTCTCGGGCGGCGAGCGGGCCCGGGTCGCGCTGGCCCGCGTACTGGCCCAGCGGGCCCCGCTGCTGCTGCTCGACGAGCCGACCGCCGCCCTCGACCTGCGCCACCAGGAACTCGTGCTGCGCG
This DNA window, taken from Streptomyces sp. TN58, encodes the following:
- a CDS encoding FecCD family ABC transporter permease, coding for MTLPHDAEPPKPAMTGGVSRRSSQAAELLTGAAEPLAGAGGVSGRSPQGAERTTATPSDPESRSAPEETPRRAPGPTEAPAPGEAPGTGPAPGARSRKALWLALALLTTLLLLALLSAGTGAYRIPTADVLASAQHRLGLGGTPLDRVGESVLWNVRLPRVVLALLVGASLGCAGALMQGVFGNPLAEPGVIGISAGAAAGAVAAIGLGLTFLGNWTITVCAFAAGLITVSAVYLLSRNGGKTEVVTLILTGIAVNAFAGALIGLFVFFADSGQVNQITFWQLGSLAQATWPKVLAVLPCAVAGLLVAPFYARRLDLLSLGERPARHLGVDVERLRLALILVVALLTAAAVAVAGVITFVGLLVPHLLRMANGPGHRFLVPGSALAGAVVLVAGDLAARTVAQPAELPLGVLTALIGSPFFFWLLRRTRRKQGGWA
- a CDS encoding heme ABC transporter ATP-binding protein gives rise to the protein MVPARPAPGAAVAQAVGLHVRLGQRDVLAGIELTARAGEVLALVGPNGAGKSTLLSALAADLPAASGEVRIDGRPAAGWSAPDLALRRAVLPQSAALSFPFPVEDVVRMGRAPWAGTPLADADEEAVAAAMAAAEVAEFAARPFSALSGGERARVALARVLAQRAPLLLLDEPTAALDLRHQELVLRVCRERAAAGDAVVVVLHDLGLAAAYADRAAVLHGGRIAADGPPAEVFDGALLSRVYRQPVEVLPHPRTGAPLVVPVRAPEGPRTPGSSTATAKAAGMPSEASDAAPAA
- a CDS encoding heme/hemin ABC transporter substrate-binding protein encodes the protein MPTPAASHRFPRLAVAVAALAFALTACGGTATPAAPPAHAAAPDRVEPLATTPQPALPVTTASADGTQVTVTSTDRVIPLTGGLNEIVHTLGLGRQVVARDITATFEQAAGLPVVTRGHDVSAESVLSLRPTLVLAETTTGPAEALQQIRDAGVPVLVVAPAKELADVPKRIDTVAAALGVKDAGTQLNQRTTERIAAARKNVPAAGEHPRVAFLYLRGTASVYLLGGSDSGAASLLEAAGAVDTGKESGLGKDFTPITSEALAAAAPDAILVMTKGLESVGGIDGLVKIPGVAQTPAGMDRRVVTIDDGVLLNYGPRTDQVLSSLITQLYAGT